The following are encoded together in the Phaseolus vulgaris cultivar G19833 chromosome 9, P. vulgaris v2.0, whole genome shotgun sequence genome:
- the LOC137823011 gene encoding glucan endo-1,3-beta-glucosidase 5-like, whose amino-acid sequence MGGGMFGRCDFFVVVGLVVLVGSVSGIGVNWGTQSTHPLSPSKVVKMLKDNGIQKVKLFDADPGILDALKKSGIQVMVGIPNDMLYTLANSVEAAEKWVSKNVSKHVSSGGVDIRYVAVGNEPFLSTYNGTYETTTLPALQNIQAALTKSGLSNRVKVTVPLNADVYQSSSEKPSDGIFRPDINSVMLQIVKFLNDNGAPFTVNIYPFISLYADPNFPVDYAFFNGYQPAINDNGRTYDNVFDANHDTLVWALQKNGFGNLPIIVGEIGWPTDGDRNANLQYAQHFNQGFMSRYMSGKGTPMRPSPIDAYLFSLIDEDAKSIQPGNFERHWGMFYLDGKPKYQLNLGSARGNGLVGADGVDQLAKKWCVLKPSANLNDDQVAPSVAYACQNADCTSLGFGTSCGNLDVHGNISYAFNSYYQVNDQMDSACKFPGLSMITDKDPSVGDCKFRIMIQTDSAGLHGKVGSLTTVLCSFLLLLCCNLLF is encoded by the exons ATGGGGGGTGGAATGTTTGGAAGGTGtgatttttttgttgttgttgggtTGGTGGTGTTAGTGGGGTCAGTGAGTGGGATTGGTGTGAACTGGGGGACACAGTCGACACACCCTTTGTCTCCTTCGAAGGTGGTGAAGATGCTGAAGGACAATGGCATTCAGAAGGTGAAGCTTTTTGATGCTGACCCTGGTATCTTGGATGCTCTCAAGAAGTCTGGGATACAGGTCATGGTGGGGATTCCCAATGACATGCTTTATACGCTTGCTAACAGTGTCGAAGCAGCTGAAAAATGGGTTTCCAAGAATGTTTCAAAACATGTCTCTTCTGGAGGAGTTGACATCAG GTATGTTGCAGTGGGGAATGAACCATTCTTGTCAACATACAATGGCACCTACGAAACCACAACTCTTCCAGCACTTCAAAACATTCAGGCAGCTCTCACAAAGTCCGGTTTGAGCAACCGTGTGAAGGTCACAGTCCCCTTAAATGCTGATGTATACCAAAGCTCCTCAGAAAAGCCATCAGACGGCATATTCAGACCAGACATCAACAGTGTGATGCTACAGATTGTGAAGTTCTTGAATGATAATGGCGCACCCTTCACAGTGAACATCTACCCTTTCATCAGCCTCTACGCTGACCCCAATTTCCCTGTTGACTATGCCTTCTTTAACGGCTACCAGCCTGCTATAAATGACAATGGAAGAACCTATGACAATGTGTTTGATGCTAACCATGATACCTTAGTGTGGGCACTGCAAAAGAATGGCTTTGGAAACTTGCCTATAATTGTGGGGGAAATTGGATGGCCTACAGATGGAGACAGAAATGCAAACCTTCAGTATGCACAACATTTCAACCAAGGTTTCATGTCACGTTACATGTCTGGAAAAGGGACCCCGATGAGGCCTAGTCCTATAGATGCTTATTTGTTTAGTCTCATAGATGAAGATGCCAAAAGCATTCAGCCAGGGAACTTTGAGCGTCATTGGGGGATGTTTTACTTGGATGGAAAACCAAAATACCAACTTAATCTTGGGTCAGCACGAGGTAATGGGTTAGTAGGTGCTGATGGGGTTGATCAATTGGCTAAAAAATGGTGTGTTTTGAAACCCTCAGCAAATCTTAATGATGACCAAGTGGCACCTAGTGTGGCCTATGCTTGTCAAAATGCTGATTGCACTAGTCTTGGGTTTGGAACTTCATGTGGGAATTTAGATGTGCATGGTAACATCTCTTATGCTTTTAATAGTTACTATCAGGTAAATGACCAGATGGACAGTGCCTGCAAATTCCCTGGCCTTTCTATGATCACTGACAAGGATCCTTCTGTGGGAGATTGCAAGTTCAGAATCATGATTCAGACAGATTCTGCAGGGCTACATGGAAAAGTTGGATCTCTAACAACAGTGTTGTgctcttttcttcttttgctGTGCTGTAatcttttgttttga
- the LOC137823010 gene encoding DDB1- and CUL4-associated factor homolog 1 → MEDQANQAPPPHDEDDDSKKEEDELITKVNKLMEKITSAPDNPKATVLHALASILETQESRYMDENGHSSSSTARAAHVIGRLGGLIRENDEFFELISSKFLSETRYSTSIRAAAGRLLLCCSLTWIYPHVFEEPVMENIKNWVMDDNTGMSSEEQNLKQSSGKREASDSEMLKTYSTGLLAVCLVGGGQIVEDVLTSGLSAKLMRYLRLRVLGETSSNQKDVTHITESRHASANTSGRGRDDGRGRFRQILEPNHLDDTRIIDERSLDDVILERGPDRSISGQTLQEGSWMEGKPPDGLGEGVDVQEVDSDGEDRWRYRDTRDGRTKYSEHDDNVRDDSSRRRSNRGWGRSKGKGRVNEGTVESDSILSSPGSGSRLVHGRRDRSVLRNADVRRVSDSKKTPGRTSLEASGFEREDHDDCFHECRIGNKDITDLVRKAVQAAEAEARSANAPEEAVKAAGDAAADLVKTVASEEYKSSNDEEAAILAASKAASTVIDAATAVEISRSSIGNNTVTENESGKETETNEDVEEHFIPDTQSLSQLREKYCIQCLELLGEYVEVLGPVLHEKGVDVCLALLQQNSKHREPSKVALLLPDVMKLICALAAHRKFAALFVDRGGMQKLLAVPRMAQTFFGLSSCLFTIGSLQGIMERVCALPSQVVYHVVELALQLLDSNQDQARKNAALFFAASFVFRAVLDAFDSLDGLQKLLGLLNDAASVRSGINSGALSLSNSGSLRNDRSSAEVLTSSEKQIAYHTSVALRQYFRAHLLVLVDSIRPNKSNRSAARNIPSVRAVYKPLDISNEAMDGVFLQLQKDRKLGPAFVRTRWLAVEKFLAYNGHVTMLELCQAPPVERYLHDLLQYALGVLHIVTLVPSSRKMIVNVTLSNNRVGIAVILDAANIASNHVDPEIIQPALNVLVNLVCPPPSISNKPAMVAQGQQLASSQTSNGPPSEARDRNVERNVSDRAVHSTSQIDPRERNGDSNAIDRGSAASLSAQPVSSTPQTPVASATSGLVGDRRISLGVGAGCAGLAAQLEQGYRQARETVRSNNGIKVLLHLLQPRIYSPPAALDCLRALACRVLLGLARDDTIAHILTKLQVGKKLSELIRDSGSQTLGTEQGRWQAELSQAAIELIGIVTNSGRASTLAATDAATPTLRRIERAAIAAATPITYHSRELLLLIHEHLQASGLAQTASMLLKEAQFTPLPSVIPPSSLAQQPTTQEASSTQIQWPSGRTPSGFLSNKLKFNSKDEDAVLKSDSVSAKKKSLTFSSSFHSRLQLFDSQQSSVKKFSNTAKESSEISVVETGSEYSMKHNIDIGSQFKTPITLPAKRKLSDLKDIPTFSSSGKRLNVGDQGLRSPICSSAIRKSSLQPDAVGFFTPTCNLKNQHTRCMGDLVDENQCSTSHLGHMTPSSQVLNDLQPSNPECVTLDSLVIQYLKHQHRQCPAPITTLPPLSLLHPHVCPEPKHSLDAPSNVTARLGTREFKYMYGGVHGNRRDRQLVYSRFRPWRTCRDDAGALLTCITFVGDSSHIAVGSHNGELKFFESNNSNVVESYTGHQAPLTLVQSFVSGETQLLLSSSSQDVRLWDATSILGGPSHSFEGCRAARFSNSGNVFAALSSESSRREILLYDIQTCQLESKLSDTFATSTGRGHVYSLIHFNPSDSMLLWNGVLWDRRVSGPVHRFDQFTDYGGGGFHPAGNEVIINSEVWDLRKFRLLRSVPSLDQTSITFNARGDVMYAILRRNLEDVMSAVHTRRVKHHLFSAFRTVDAVNYSDIATIPVDRCVLDFATEPTDSFVGLITMDDQEEMYASARIYEIGRRRPTDDDSDPDDAESEEEDEDDDDDDDDGDVDPTLGPGLGGDSGSDADMSNDDEDDDSVSDLDEDEDGDFILDDVDFDGGTGILEIVTEGDEDDDDSQVLESLSSDDEDFVGNGFGY, encoded by the exons ATGGAGGATCAAGCGAATCAAGCGCCACCGCCGCACGATGAAGACGACGATTCTAAGAAGGAAGAAGACGAATTGATTACGAAGGTTAACAAACTCATGGAGAAGATCACTTCTGCACCTGATAACCCTAAGGCCACCGTTCTCCACGCCCTTGCCTCTATTCTCGAAACACAAGAGTCACG ATACATGGACGAGAATGGTCATTCTTCCTCTAGTACTGCCCGTGCTGCGCATGTCATTGGTCGTCTTGGCGGTTTAATTCGG GAAAATGATGAGTTTTTTGAGTTGATATCTTCAAAGTTTCTGTCAGAAACAAGATACTCAACTTCTATTCGAGCTGCTGCTGGAAGACTTCTCCTGTGCTGTTCCCTAACATGGATT TATCCTCATGTTTTTGAAGAACCGGTCAtggaaaacataaaaaattggGTGATGGATGATAACACTGGGATGTCTTCTGAAGAGCAGAATCTGAAGCAAAGTTCAGGGAAAAGGGAGGCATCGGATTCTGAAATGTTGAAAACCTATTCTACCGGACTCCTTGCTGTTTGTTTGGTTGG TGGAGGTCAAATTGTGGAAGATGTCTTGACATCAGGCTTGTCAGCTAAACTTATGCGATACCTTCGTTTACGTGTTCTGGGAGAGACAAGTAGCAACCAGAAAGATGTTACTCATATAACAGAGAGTAGGCATGCATCTGCGAATACTTCAGGGAGAGGTAGAGATGATGGTCGTGGTAGATTTCGCCAGATCCTTGAACCAAATCATTTGGATGATACTAGGATTATTGATGAGAGATCTTTAGATGATGTAATTCTTGAAAGGGGTCCAGATAGAAGCATTAGTGGACAAACACTTCAAGAAGGATCTTGGATGGAAGGTAAACCACCTGATGGGCTTGGTGAAGGTGTTGATGTCCAGGAGGTAGATTCTGATGGGGAGGATAGATGGCGCTATAGAGATACACGTGATGGAAGGACAAAATACAGTGAACATGATGACAATGTTAGAGATGACTCTTCAAGGCGACGATCAAACCGTGGATGGGGAAGATCTAAAGGGAAAGGAAGGGTTAATGAAGGGACTGTAGAAAGTGATTCCATTTTATCATCTCCTGGTTCTGGTAGTCGGTTGGTACATGGTCGGAGAGATAGAAGTGTACTGAGGAATGCTGATGTTAGGAGGGTGTCTGATTCTAAGAAGACCCCTGGCAGGACCTCTTTGGAGGCTTCTGGTTTTGAAAGAGAGGATCATGATGACTGTTTCCATGAATGCCGAATTGGAAATAAAGATATAACCGATCTTGTCCGGAAAGCAGTTCAAGCTGCTGAAGCCGAAGCTAGATCAGCCAATGCACCTGAAGAAGCTGTCAAAGCAGCTGGTGATGCTGCTGCTGACCTGGTTAAAACTGTCGCTTCAGAG GAATATAAGTCCTCTAACGATGAAGAAGCAGCTATTTTGGCTGCTTCTAAAGCTGCATCAACTGTTATTGATGCTGCAACTGCAGTTGAAATTTCAAG GAGTTCCATTGGCAACAATACTGTAACAGAGAATGAGAGTGGTAAAGAAACAGAAACTAATGAGGATGTGGAGGAGCACTTCATCCCAGATACTCAATCACTTTCACAGTTGAGGGAAAAATATTGCATTCAGTGTCTTGAGTTACTTGGAGAATATGTGGAAGTGCTTGGCCCTGTGTTGCATGAGAAGGGGGTTGACGTGTGTCTGGCACTTCTGCAGCAGAATTCTAAACATCGGGAGCCATCCAAGGTTGCTTTGCTGTTGCCTGATGTCATGAAGCTAATCTGTGCTTTGGCCGCACATAGAAAATTTGCTGCACTGTTTGTGGACCGAGGGGGAATGCAAAAGCTTCTTGCTGTCCCTAGAATGGCACAAACTTTCTTTGGTCTTTCTTCTTGTCTATTCACTATTGGTTCTCTTCAG GGTATAATGGAAAGGGTTTGTGCTCTTCCATCGCAAGTTGTTTATCACGTTGTTGAATTAGCTCTCCAACTTCTTGACTCCAATCAAGACCAAGCCCGGAAGAATGCAGCATTATTTTTTGCTGCTTCGTTTGTCTTCAGAGCTGTTCTTGATGCCTTTGATTCCCTAGATGGATTACAAAAATTACTGGGCCTTCTAAATGATGCTGCTTCTGTAAGATCAGGAATAAATTCTGGAGCCTTGAGTTTATCTAACTCAGGATCACTTCGAAACGATCGATCGTCTGCAGAAGTGCTGACATCATCAGAGAAGCAGATAGCCTATCACACTTCTGTTGCTTTGAGGCAATATTTCAGGGCCCATCTCCTTGTGTTAGTGGATTCCATTCGTCCTAACAAGAGCAATCGTAGTGCTGCTAGAAATATTCCAAGTGTAAGAGCAGTGTACAAGCCCCTTGATATTAGTAATGAGGCAATGGATGGAGTATTCCTACAATTACAAAAAGATCGGAAGCTAGGTCCTGCATTTGTTAGAACACGTTGGCTAGCAGTTGAGAAGTTCTTGGCATATAATGGACATGTTACCATGCTGGAATTGTGTCAG GCCCCACCTGTGGAGCGATATCTGCATGATTTGCTTCAGTATGCTTTGGGTGTTCTGCACATTGTTACATTGGTACCTAGCAGTCGTAAGATGATCGTAAATGTAACTTTAAGCAACAATCGTGTTGGTATTGCGGTAATTTTGGATGCTGCAAATATAGCTAGTAATCATGTGGACCCCGAG ATAATTCAAccagcattaaatgttttagtCAATCTTGTTTGCCCTCCACCTTCAATAAGCAATAAACCGGCAATGGTTGCACAAGGGCAGCAGTTGGCATCCTCCCAGACATCCAATGGTCCTCCCTCAGAGGCTAGAGATAGAAATGTTGAACGAAATGTTTCAGATCGAGCTGTTCACTCTACTAGCCAGATTGATCCTAGGGAAAGGAATGGGGACTCCAATGCTATAGATCGAGGCAGTGCTGCCAGCTTAAGTGCACAGCCTGTTAGTAGTACACCACAAACTCCTGTTGCTTCTGCCACATCTGGATTGGTTGGCGATCGAAGAATATCTTTGGGTGTTGGAGCAGGTTGTGCTGGCCTTGCTGCACAATTGGAACAAGGATATCGTCAGGCAAGAGAGACTGTCCGATCTAATAATGGTATAAAGGTTCTTCTGCATCTCCTCCAACCGCGCATATATTCACCTCCTGCTGCGCTGGACTGTCTTCGAGCTCTAGCATGTCGAGTCCTGCTTGGATTAGCCAGAGATGATACAATTGCACACATATTGACAAAGCTACAG GTTGGGAAAAAGCTGTCAGAACTGATTCGGGATTCTGGTAGCCAAACACTTGGAACGGAGCAGGGTAGGTGGCAAGCTGAACTTTCCCAGGCTGCCATTGAACTTATTGGG ATTGTGACTAATTCAGGCCGTGCAAGTACATTAGCTGCTACTGATGCTGCTACTCCTACTTTAAGGCGCATAGAAAGAGCAGCTATTGCTGCTGCTACTCCTATTACTTACCATTCAAG GGAACTTTTGCTTCTAATTCATGAACACCTACAGGCATCTGGGTTAGCACAAACTGCTTCTATGTTGCTTAAAGAGGCGCAATTTACTCCTTTGCCATCAGTGATTCCTCCGTCTTCTCTTGCCCAACAGCCCACAACACAGGAAGCTTCTTCAACACAAATTCAGTGGCCCTCTGGTCGTACTCCTTCTGGATTTCTCTCTAacaaattaaagtttaattcaAAGGATGAGGATGCTGTCTTGAAAAGTGATTCTGTCTCTGCAAAGAAAAAATCACTAACTTTCTCATCATCTTTTCATTCAAGACTCCAACTTTTTGACTCTCAGCAATCATCTGTAAAGAAATTTTCAAATACTGCTAAAGAATCTTCAGAAATTAGTGTAGTAGAGACTGGATCTGAATATTCAATGAAACATAACATTGATATTGGATCTCAGTTTAAGACTCCAATAACTTTGCCAGCAAAACGGAAGTTATCTGATTTGAAGGACATACCAACGTTTTCTTCATCTGGAAAACGGTTAAATGTTGGGGATCAAGGACTCCGCTCTCCTATTTGTTCGAGTGCAATTCGTAAAAGCAGCCTGCAGCCTGATGCAGTTGGATTTTTCACTCCAACTTGTAACCTGAAAAATCAACACACCCGTTGTATGGGTGACTTGGTGGATGAGAATCAGTGCAGTACTTCACATCTAGGTCATATGACACCATCTTCCCAAGTATTAAACGACCTTCAGCCCAGCAACCCTGAGTGTGTAACATTAGATTCTTTAGTGATTCAGTATTTGAAGCATCAACATCGCCAATGTCCAGCTCCTATTACAACACTTCCTCCGCTGTCACTTCTGCACCCGCATGTCTGTCCTGAACCAAAGCATAGCCTTGATGCCCCTTCTAATGTGACAGCCAGGCTTGGTACTCGCGAGTTTAAATATATGTATGGGGGAGTACATGGGAATCGCAGGGATCGTCAACTTGTTTACAGCCGGTTTAGGCCTTGGCGCACTTGTCGGGATGATGCTGGTGCATTGTTAACATGCATTACATTTGTTGGGGACTCCTCACATATTGCAGTTGGAAGCCATAATGGGGAGCTCAAATTTTTTGAATCCAACAACAGCAATGTAGTTGAGAGCTACACAGGTCATCAGGCTCCTTTGACTCTTGTTCAGTCTTTTGTTTCTGGTGAGACCCAGCTATTACTTTCTTCAAGCTCCCAAGATGTTAGGTTGTGGGATGCAACTTCGATTTTAGGTGGTCCTAGCCATTCATTTGAAGGATGCAGGGCAGCCAGGTTTAGCAATTCTGGGAATGTTTTTGCAGCCCTGTCATCAGAATCTTCAAGGCGAGAGATCCTCTTGTATGATATTCAAACATGTCAGTTAGAGTCAAAGTTGTCAGATACATTTGCAACTTCTACAGGGCGAGGTCACGTTTATTCTTTAATCCATTTTAACCCTTCTGACTCAATGCTGCTTTGGAATGGTGTCTTGTGGGATCGTCGTGTCTCTGGGCCTGTTCATCGGTTTGATCAGTTTACAGATTATGGTGGTGGAGGCTTTCATCCTGCTGGCAATGAG GTTATTATAAACTCTGAAGTCTGGGATCTGCGCAAGTTCAGATTGCTACGCAGTGTGCCTTCATTGGATCAAACATCAATAACATTCAATGCGCGTGGTGATGTAATGTATGCTATCTTAAGGAGAAATCTTGAGGATGTAATGTCAGCAGTTCACACACGACGGGTCAAGCATCATCTTTTTTCAGCTTTCCGCACAGTGGATGCAGTTAATTATTCTGACATTGCAACTATCCCTGTGGATCGCTGTGTTCTTGATTTTGCAACTGAGCCTACAGATTCATTTGTTGGGCTGATTACTATGGATGATCAGGAGGAGATGTATGCTTCTGCCAGAATCTATGAAATTGGTCGTCGGAGGCCAACTGATGATGATTCTGATCCTGATGATGCTGAGAGTGAGGAGGAagatgaggatgatgatgatgatgatgatgatggtgatGTTGATCCTACTTTAGGCCCTGGTCTTGGTGGGGATAGTGGCAGTGATGCTGATATGAGCAATGATGATGAGGATGACGATAGTGTGAGTGATcttgatgaagatgaagatggagACTTTATTTTGGATGATGTAGACTTTGATGGTGGAACTGGCATATTGGAGATTGTGACAGAAGGTGACgaagatgatgatgatagtCAGGTACTTGAATCCTTAAGTAGTGATGATGAGGATTTTGTGGGCAATGGCTTtggttattaa
- the LOC137821435 gene encoding acetylglutamate kinase, chloroplastic produces the protein MMTAGASKTLTNIFPSFAFTTKPQNPLTTHTSSTSFPSSRLRHRPICAVANPAQPPQIAAESTTPGQYRVDVLSESLPFIQKFRGKTIVVKYGGAAMKSPELQASVINDLVLLSCVGLRPVMVHGGGPEINTWLGRLNIPAVFHDGLRVTNADTMEIVSMVLVGKVNKTLVSLINKAGATAVGLSGLDGRLLTARPSPKAAHLGFVGEVARVDPAVLRSLIDTNHIPVVTSVAADESGQPYNINADTVAGELAAALGAEKLILLTDVAGILEDRNDPNSLVKKIDIKGVKKMVEEGKVGGGMIPKVNCCVRSLAQGVNTASIIDGRVPHSLLLEILTDEGAGTMITG, from the coding sequence ATGATGACGGCAGGGGCATCCAAAACCCTAACAAATATTTTCCCCTCTTTCGCATTCACAACCAAACCCCAAAACCCACTCACCACTCACACCAGTAGCACTTCTTTCCCTTCCTCTCGCCTCCGCCACCGTCCCATTTGCGCGGTTGCCAACCCGGCCCAACCTCCACAAATCGCCGCCGAATCAACCACTCCGGGTCAGTACCGAGTCGACGTGCTCTCTGAATCGCTCCCCTTCATCCAGAAATTCCGCGGCAAGACCATAGTCGTCAAGTATGGCGGCGCCGCCATGAAGTCTCCGGAGCTTCAAGCTTCCGTTATCAACGACCTGGTCCTCCTCTCCTGCGTAGGCCTTCGCCCCGTCATGGTACATGGCGGCGGCCCCGAGATCAACACCTGGCTCGGACGCCTGAACATCCCTGCCGTCTTCCACGACGGCCTCCGCGTCACCAACGCTGATACCATGGAGATCGTCTCCATGGTCCTCGTCGGCAAGGTCAACAAAACCCTCGTCTCCCTCATCAACAAGGCCGGGGCCACCGCCGTAGGTCTCTCCGGCCTCGATGGTCGCCTCCTCACCGCCCGCCCCAGCCCCAAGGCTGCCCATCTAGGCTTCGTCGGCGAGGTCGCCAGAGTCGACCCTGCCGTCCTCCGCTCCCTCATCGACACCAATCATATCCCGGTTGTCACCTCCGTCGCCGCGGACGAGTCAGGACAGCCCTACAACATTAACGCCGACACCGTCGCTGGAGAACTGGCGGCAGCGCTTGGCGCGGAGAAGCTGATTCTTCTGACCGACGTGGCTGGGATACTGGAGGATCGGAACGATCCCAACAGCCTGGTGAAGAAGATTGACATAAAAGGAGTGAAGAAAATGGTGGAAGAGGGAAAAGTTGGAGGTGGAATGATACCTAAGGTTAATTGTTGCGTCAGATCGCTGGCACAAGGGGTTAATACGGCGAGTATTATTGATGGTAGGGTTCCTCACTCTTTGTTGCTCGAGATCTTAACTGATGAAGGTGCTGGAACTATGATAACTGGCTAA